The genomic region GTTAACGTAAAACCTACTATCTTTAGCGTTAAGCTAAGTGCCTTTAACATAATCCTAACTATGCTTAATGTAACTCGATTTGTTTGATACGTTTCTTAGATGATCCTAACTTCATCTTCTTTACATAACATTCAAACCGAACTTGGGCTTAGTGCATTTATAGGGAGGTTGTATGCTGCACGGACAAACACACAAATCGAACGTAAGCATCGACACAACCAAAGCGGTGCAAATTCTGGATCAACCATCAGGATTTAGTTTCTGGCTTAATTTACTGATATTACTGACCACCAGCACGGTGTTAACCATGAGCTTATCCATCAACTCTGCACTCGCCTATCCCGCCTACTCTCACTCAAAGCCTTTGCCGCACCGCAGTGTCATTTATTTCGCTCCAAAGGAAGATTCAGTCGTTAAAGAATTTCTGAATGAAGTCTTAATCAACAACTGCCAATTGGACGAACGAGATGTTGTTATTATGGTGATCGCAGAGAGTGGTTACACAGTTCCTAGTTGGCTAGAAGAAGAGTTTAACTTAGAGGCTGTTACCAGTATTTACGAGATCCCTAAAGGATCACACACAGCAGTTTTGATTGGTAAAGATGGAAAAGAAAAACACAGATGGAGTGGAAAGACAGATTGGCAAAAAATCACCAATATCATCGATGAAATGCCAATGCGCCAACAAGAAATGCAGCGACAAAGCAGCCGCTGCAGTATTTGATTCTTGGTAACTTAATCTTGACTTAAAGGGCCTACTAACACATCAAACGATTAAGCTTGTTTGTTAAACCAAGCGAGTTTTTCATGAAGTTGAGCCACACTGCCTACAACAATCAACGCAGGGCTTTTAGCCACGCTCGCAAGGTTAGCTAAGTCACTCAAACCACCTCGATACACCTTCTGTTCTTGGCGAGTTCCGTTTTCAATGATCGCTACAGGCATGTCTGCTCTCATACCGTTATCAAGTAAATTCTTTTGAATATTCGGGCTCTCTTTTAAGCCCATGTAGAAAACAATTGTGTGGTTATGCTGAGCAAGAGATTGCCAGTCAATATCTTCACCATCTTTTTTAAGGTGACCGGTAATAAACTGAACACTTTGTGCGTGATCACGATGTGTCAACGGGATGCCCGCATAAGCCGTTGCGCCTGCAGCTGCAGTAATGCCAGGAATAACTTCAAATCTCACATCATTCTCAGCTAACGTTTCACACTCTTCCCCGCCACGGCCAAAGATAAATGAGTCGCCGCCTTTAAGGCGAACTACGTGCTTGTTCTCTTGCGCTTTAGTAACCAACAACTGGTTAATCTGATCTTGTGGTACACAGTGATGATCTAGCTTTTTACCTACGTAAAGCATTTCTGCCTCTGGGTTGGCCATCGCTAAGATATCTTTTGATACCAAGCGGTCATAAACCAAAACGTCTGCTTGTTGAATCACACGTGCTGCTTTTAGCGTAAGTAAATCTGGATCACCCGGGCCTGCACCTACTAGTGAAACAAATCCTTTGCTTCCTGTTTTAACATTCGATGGCGATACTTCTGACATGCTTTGCTCCGAAAGTTAGCTTGTTATGTTTCAAGCTTAATTCTGTATCACAATTCACAATGACGCTGCGAATTGCCAATATCCCTACTTCTTAGACTATCAGGTGTTGCCATAAAACTTCACGATTAATTCTAATCAAGATAGAAGTTTATATAACAAAACAATCTATTACGTTGGAAAACACTGATATTTGCACCATTCTTGAGCACATATTGCTCATAGTAGGTGCATTGCTATCTCAGTAGAGAGTGTTGAGATCAAAAAAGCCCCAAATCAACAGTTTGGGGCTTAACACACTTCATCTATTACTCATTAACCTAGAGTATTCTAATTACTTAGCGCCTAGAGAAGGAGCTGTTCTAGCGTGAGTTAGGAATAGTGGTACACATGTTAGGAACAAACCACCAACGATGTTACCTAGGATTGTTGGGATAAGGTTGAAGTTCAACCAAGTCGCGATACCGAAATCCGCGCCAAGAATCATACCCAGTGGGAATAGGAACATGTTTACTACTGTGTGCTCAAATACTAGTGCGAAGAAGATGAAGATTGGGAACCACATCATTGCCACACGGCCAGACACAGTGCGCGCTGTCATGTTACCAATCACACCAAGACAAACCATTAGGTTACAGAAGATACCGCGTACGAAACACGTGATCCATCCGTCCATTCCCATGTTCTCGAAACCTAGGCTACGAGCGGTTGAAACAGCGATGAACTTTTGCGCTACTGCATTTGGTTCTATAGAGAAGTTACCTGTTAGTGATACCGCAACTAGGAAAGCAACAATTAAAGAACCGACAAGGTTACCCAGACCAACAAGACCCCAACAGCGTAGAATACGACCCCAAGTGATACCTGGACGGTTGTCGAATTTCGCTAAAGGTGCAAGACCGAATACACCCGTTACTAAGTCGTAGCCCATGACACTTAGAATGACAAAACCAACCGGGAACACAAGTGCGCCTACGATGCCGATACCCGTTTGAACGATAGTCGTGATAGCCACTACAACCGCAAGAGAAAGGATGATACCAGCCATAGTGCTTCGGATCAGAAGATCGCGAGTACCAGTCTTGGTTTTAGCTTCACCTACATCGATCATAGTTTGAACGAATTCTGCCGGTTTAAAATCAGTAGACATAAGGTTGTCCTTAAAAGTTAAATTTAAAAGTTAAAATTGGATAGGAAAAGGTTCTAGTTGCCGAGTTAAGGCAATATCGATAACTAGAACCCTTGAACTATCAAATCTTACTCATCGAAAGATTAAGCAGAGATTTCTACAGCGCCTTTAGTAACACGAGCTTTGTACGCTTTCACGTTGAAGTTCTCGTCTTCCATGCACACACCTGATGCTAAGTTAAAGCGTTGCTTTTTAAGTGGGCTTGCCACCCAAAGCTCTTCTTTGTGTTCAACAATCAAACCACGTGATAACACGTTAGATTGGAAGTATGGGTCTGTGTTGCTAATCGCGAATACTTCTTCAGCCTTAGTTGGGCGGAAGATAGCCACTTGCTCACCACCAACCAATGCACAAACACCGGTACCTGGGATAATGTCTTCGATCTTACAAACTTTGGTAAATGCCATGATGTCGTCTCCCAATTAAACCAGTTCAACGTGAAGGATATCGCCCTTCGCTTCAGGGTGTTTCTCTGTGAATGTCGCTGGGCGGTGTTGTTCACGGCCGTCATCAACAAACACAACGTTTTCATCACGGTCATCAGCATTGATGAAGTGCGCAAAGCGTTTAAGTTGAGCTTCGTCGTTGATTGTATCTGTCCACTCACAAGCAAAGTTATCCACTAGGCCAGCAATGTCAGTTTCAAGTTGGTCATTGATGCCAAGCTTGTTGTCTACAATCACTTCACGTAGGTAATCCACGCCACCTTCTAGGTTGTCCATCCATACCGAAGTACGTTGCAGTGGAGCAGCCGTACGGATGTAGAACATCATGAAACGGTCGATGTATTTGATCAGCGTTTCTTGGTCTAGGTCGCTTGCTAGCAGGTCTGCGTGACGAGGCTTCATACCACCGTTACCACACACGTACATATTCCAACCTGCGTCAGTTGCGATGATTCCTAAGTCTTTACCTTGAGCTTCAGCACACTCACGAGTACAACCAGACACACCAAACTTCATCTTATGAGGAGTACGGATGCCTTTGTAACGGTTCTCGATCATCACCCCTAGGCCTACTGAATCTTGAACGCCGTAACGACACCAAGTAGAACCAACACATGTCTTAGCCATGCGAAGTGCTTTTGCGTAAGCTTGACCGGTTTCGTAACCTGCAGCGATTAACTTCTTCCAGATTGCTGGTAAGTCATCTTTCTGAGCACCGAAAAGACCGATACGTTGTGCACCCGTGATCTTGGTGTACAGGTTGTATTCTGCAGCAACATCAGCAAGAACGCTTAGTGCTTGAGGTGTTACTTCACCACCCGCCATACGAGGGATAACAGAGTAAGTACCGTCTTTTTGCATGTTACCTAGGAAGTTATCGTTGGTATCGTGCAGCTTCACTAGCTCAGGTTTAAGGATGTGTTCACCCCAGCAAGAAGCAAGGATAGAACCCGCTAGAGGCTTACATACTTCACAGCCGTAGCCTTTACCGTATTTCTCTAGTAGCTCATCGAACGTTTTGATTTCTTCGATGCGAATTAAGTGGAAAAGCTCTTGGCGAGAGTAAGCAAAGTGCTCACAAACGTCGTTCTTCACTTCAACACCAGCTTTAGCAAGTTCAGCGTTTAGTACTGAAGTTACCAGTGGAATACAACCACCACAGCCAGTGCCTGCACCTGTTACTGCTTTGATATCACCGATTGTGTGATGACCTTCAGCAACCGCTTGAGCGATCTTGCCTTTAGTCACATCGAAACAAGAACAGATAACTGCAGATTCAGGAAGCGAGTCTGCGCCAAGTGTTGGCTTTTCAGCACCAGCGTGCGCAGGAAGAATTAGAGCATCTGGGTGTTCTGGCAGGTCGATTTCGTTCAGCATAAGCTGTAGAAGATCGCCGTAGTCAGACGTATCACCAACCATTACCGCACCAAGAAGCTTCTTGTTGTCTTCAGAAACGATTAGGCGCTTGTAAACTTCTTGCTCTTCGTTTTGGTAAACGTAGCTCTTACAACCAGGAGTACGACCGTTCGCATCACCGATAGAGCCCACTTTCACGCCTAGAAGCTTAAGCTTCGCAGACATGTCAGCACCTTCAAATGTGCTTTCGTTGCCAACAACATGGTCAACAGCAACTGTCGCCATTTTGTAACCAGGAGCAACAAGGCCGTAGAACGTTTGGTTCCAAGACGCACACTCACCGATTGCGTAGATATCTTTGTCTGTCGTTTGACAGTGATCGTTAATCTCGATACCACCACGAGGTGCAATACCTAGACCCATTTGACGAGCAAGTTTGTCTTGAGGGCGAATACCAGCAGAGAATACGATGAAATCAGTTTCTAGCTCTGTACCGTCTGCAAAGCGCATTACGTTACGAGCTTCAGTGCCTTCAGGAGCAATCTCAAGCGTGTTCTTGCTTGTATGTACGTTAACGCCCATACGTTCGATTTTTTGACGAAGTTGGTTACCACCCGCTTGGTCAAGTTGCTCAGCCATTAGCTTAGGAGCAAACTCAACAACGTGTGTGGTTACGCCAAGTGCTTTAAGTGCGCCTGCCGCTTCAAGGCCAAGTAGGCCACCACCAACAACAACACCAGACTTAGAATTCTTAGCCGTAGCTTCGATAGCTTTTAGATCTTCAATTGTGCGGTAAACAAAACAGTCTTTACCTTCGTTGCCTTTGATTGGCGGAACGAATGGGAATGAACCTGTAGCAAGGATGAGTTTGTCGTATTGGATTTCACGACCAGTGCTTGAGTAAACTGTTTTCTTTTCACGGTTAACGTTAATAGCACGTTCGCCGATCAGCATGTTGATGCCGTGTTTCTCGTAGAAGCCTTCTTTAACTAAAGAAAGTTCGTCCGCAGTATGGTGTGAAAAATAAGAAGAAAGGTGTACACGATCATAGGCTACGCGAGGCTCTTCACAGAACACCGTAATGTCCATGTTAGCAACATCTGTCTTCTCGACTAAATCTTCGATATAGCGATGACCGACCATCCCGTTACCGATTACGACTAGCTTCATCTTGCTCATAAGAATTCCTGAAGGTTATATATTTCTTAACTGAGCGAATAATGAATTATGAAAGAAAATGAAAATATGATGTAAATCAATTACGAAATCGAACTACCCAAAAGGGGTAGAACAAAAGAGGTAGAAGTGGCTAATTTGACGCCATAGCAAACGAATAACCATAGGTTTGATAAGGTTTAGAGCCGTTTTATAGGCAATTTTACACACAAGCATGCTTGTTGTAATATTTCACAATAGACTAGCAACAACGTAAGTAAATGACAATCATTTTCATTTGTAGTCATAAGAAGTGTAATAACTCATGAAAGCGTTACAGGTTCATGAGCAACTGTGTATAAATGTGAAGAACTGGATGACCAAAAACACAGTCGTCCCGCTTCCCTACCCATCGACTCCGTTTACAAATCGCACACTCGATTAACTTGGGCTGTCTTGCTGAGCTACTAGGAGTTGTCTCCCAACAGCTTTCTCAGAAATACATTTGGTTCAACTTATACAACCGGTGAAATAAAGCGACTTGATAACGTAGAACTCCGTAAAACAGATCGATCAGATTAGAGTCGTCTAGCCAGAAGCGCGATTCAATGAATGGACAGCGTTAGAAATTAGGAAAGCGCGAAGAAATGGAATTTCAGATAGCAAAAAGGCCAGCATTTCTGCTGGCCTTTTAACTTTGAATAGTGGAGGCGCCTCCCGGAGTCGAACCGAGGTCCACGGATTTGCAATCCGCTGCATAGCCACTCTGCCAAGGCGCCTTCAATAGTGTTTTAAGAGAACAACTCTTTTGAATGCTACCTAGAGAGGTAACAACCAAATAGATGGTGCCCCGGGCCGGACTTGAACCGGCACAACGCGAACGTCGAGGGATTTTAAATCCCTTGTGTCTACCAATTCCACCACCAGGGCACGCAATTCTTTATTGCGATGCCGATTACTGAAAAGTAAAACACCATCTTAATGTCGAAATGAATCAACATTACAAAATTTGGAGCGATACATCGGGTTCGAACCGAT from Vibrio gigantis harbors:
- a CDS encoding DUF4174 domain-containing protein; its protein translation is MLHGQTHKSNVSIDTTKAVQILDQPSGFSFWLNLLILLTTSTVLTMSLSINSALAYPAYSHSKPLPHRSVIYFAPKEDSVVKEFLNEVLINNCQLDERDVVIMVIAESGYTVPSWLEEEFNLEAVTSIYEIPKGSHTAVLIGKDGKEKHRWSGKTDWQKITNIIDEMPMRQQEMQRQSSRCSI
- the cobA gene encoding uroporphyrinogen-III C-methyltransferase, with the translated sequence MSEVSPSNVKTGSKGFVSLVGAGPGDPDLLTLKAARVIQQADVLVYDRLVSKDILAMANPEAEMLYVGKKLDHHCVPQDQINQLLVTKAQENKHVVRLKGGDSFIFGRGGEECETLAENDVRFEVIPGITAAAGATAYAGIPLTHRDHAQSVQFITGHLKKDGEDIDWQSLAQHNHTIVFYMGLKESPNIQKNLLDNGMRADMPVAIIENGTRQEQKVYRGGLSDLANLASVAKSPALIVVGSVAQLHEKLAWFNKQA
- a CDS encoding formate/nitrite transporter family protein, with amino-acid sequence MSTDFKPAEFVQTMIDVGEAKTKTGTRDLLIRSTMAGIILSLAVVVAITTIVQTGIGIVGALVFPVGFVILSVMGYDLVTGVFGLAPLAKFDNRPGITWGRILRCWGLVGLGNLVGSLIVAFLVAVSLTGNFSIEPNAVAQKFIAVSTARSLGFENMGMDGWITCFVRGIFCNLMVCLGVIGNMTARTVSGRVAMMWFPIFIFFALVFEHTVVNMFLFPLGMILGADFGIATWLNFNLIPTILGNIVGGLFLTCVPLFLTHARTAPSLGAK
- the nirD gene encoding nitrite reductase small subunit NirD, translated to MAFTKVCKIEDIIPGTGVCALVGGEQVAIFRPTKAEEVFAISNTDPYFQSNVLSRGLIVEHKEELWVASPLKKQRFNLASGVCMEDENFNVKAYKARVTKGAVEISA
- the nirB gene encoding nitrite reductase large subunit NirB, with the protein product MSKMKLVVIGNGMVGHRYIEDLVEKTDVANMDITVFCEEPRVAYDRVHLSSYFSHHTADELSLVKEGFYEKHGINMLIGERAINVNREKKTVYSSTGREIQYDKLILATGSFPFVPPIKGNEGKDCFVYRTIEDLKAIEATAKNSKSGVVVGGGLLGLEAAGALKALGVTTHVVEFAPKLMAEQLDQAGGNQLRQKIERMGVNVHTSKNTLEIAPEGTEARNVMRFADGTELETDFIVFSAGIRPQDKLARQMGLGIAPRGGIEINDHCQTTDKDIYAIGECASWNQTFYGLVAPGYKMATVAVDHVVGNESTFEGADMSAKLKLLGVKVGSIGDANGRTPGCKSYVYQNEEQEVYKRLIVSEDNKKLLGAVMVGDTSDYGDLLQLMLNEIDLPEHPDALILPAHAGAEKPTLGADSLPESAVICSCFDVTKGKIAQAVAEGHHTIGDIKAVTGAGTGCGGCIPLVTSVLNAELAKAGVEVKNDVCEHFAYSRQELFHLIRIEEIKTFDELLEKYGKGYGCEVCKPLAGSILASCWGEHILKPELVKLHDTNDNFLGNMQKDGTYSVIPRMAGGEVTPQALSVLADVAAEYNLYTKITGAQRIGLFGAQKDDLPAIWKKLIAAGYETGQAYAKALRMAKTCVGSTWCRYGVQDSVGLGVMIENRYKGIRTPHKMKFGVSGCTRECAEAQGKDLGIIATDAGWNMYVCGNGGMKPRHADLLASDLDQETLIKYIDRFMMFYIRTAAPLQRTSVWMDNLEGGVDYLREVIVDNKLGINDQLETDIAGLVDNFACEWTDTINDEAQLKRFAHFINADDRDENVVFVDDGREQHRPATFTEKHPEAKGDILHVELV